Proteins co-encoded in one Lasioglossum baleicum chromosome 3, iyLasBale1, whole genome shotgun sequence genomic window:
- the LOC143207205 gene encoding uncharacterized protein LOC143207205 isoform X5 produces the protein MSKATDDDERRRRSLEAGREMLEKYKAERINKVKGTGHGQMDEASDDESFRIDKSIGHRESYVHEGASSRDMTQSSVSMSEGEADGDLEGLAGRVAQLEEMLQGKEAIVEALHAEIDHLRAEPSSPNSSQSQNSSIHGRDMISLYHTKLQEFEKAINKRDNLIEELTWSLQQALSARDNLVTQLNSLNAIEIPDRGRAGTVNCANMQDKIDALEASLRDQRSIIEELNGQLIQMQETRTAEIGDYKLQINNLNEQIRLGAADKNLNVAETMELQKQYEARVDKIKQDTQHILEKLTTERNANDARHQQELKEVAAKHEAEIMNIQEKYEERLKQFKDENKLLADRLNKELPDLETKHAKELSVFQAQMGHYKKTVEALKLELVNRSESQQTAQAELNLYKGKVIELKIQSENARHMQQLEHQKEKEMLGEQIKLHKLQLEEITSKYVTATAILESKESIERSLEQALTNAATLKGENDSLKFKLDDLSSRYSAAQSLIENSQAHERTLSTRIFGLEKSLSRLSGINASTFSELNETAYQSFDEIAIQYHMTRQKLEEKAELEKLLTDKIENLEDEVRKTKEELEQANLTKKSYEKQLKDTRNMCDKYMSELCSLKNHGSDGQSCLQTELPDQQQNKLSSQSKRDSSLDKTEEDQQEMKKLKISLEHRETELAESARKVQELSEKCEKSEEECRQLKNGLAAAWAQCAEVEEKLNQTLALNESKLDFSAPTLSSYDGASTKRMKFGRTDFANDTTVNVSRDQTTDANRLLYEDNDSSDTDVASSLRAKLASTLHENERLVKELESLLEKQVDYDQVKDKAKHCSTLADNLTAEKHRAETENEALRRELRSVHSLKESANQLRAEKDSLRMEIDALICVHNEQISAIKAETASEIRKVQSLVLGVNDGSTELRDLKTELEMRHAREMEELRTYFEQKCLLMEKQYSEEIFSQQSKKMSDNDSEIADLTEGLYFGGAGDCMNASNLSERSSRVASPLADEPSKHISNGFNKSELETTVKALQQQLQNKIIEVQEVKLYYEKALDEQKNRYERELYDNREPERLEFLRDMVTRHCQTEWDAGALESGELTQLRAAYNHQLEEQIALAKLDIVNALQEQMQALLSVESDVDDIWSPELLELRDRLTGNAKREMQLLKDAHAAEVQRLKEEYSRNVARMIDRHQDELNKIRDDSDLNKVLSQDADPVVALDERNSLHRTCATLKTLVEELLKYFLVCEEEVNNTLIGEVLKRQSRDSVGSENQLDNVAKEKVEKSKTEEPDGKSSSSRSRIQRVHFAPQTTEIISIMNSDNDTLPTILRERNDIAEKLRQELNSCVRRLKSESAEILSTTNCNDGDQADCPAKKVDWINRMNEQLTLKLHEAESMILNYQEEMEQLKLTVLDLQRKLINVENKKEVITEGYGENDDVGVEITLQDFSHLQEKARHVLSNGGGDCTVLLQLIEELCRQSDKLMEDARREKEDLQLQIEAADKQLKATRRFLDEQASEREVERDEAAKQIHLLQEQLKEREREKGRDLRITSEQSTLSPEPTSEVPVLQTSDINATRVIQVEALESQMREMSSLMSDTEAKKVETESELKAAIDKIWVLRDIITDLEQQLEVKSEKEESLQLQIGQLETVIAAQTKNQQELVQELDAIKMGIESKQLNEHINHLQEELRKHKLSSEQFTVNSTALKQMKSELREMQVQLDKRIKELESVHMCSSNLSLSQPSEDVSIREQIDATRCPTPDDPTSPPMLPLDQLLKVKEKMIKHARAEEVAFKRIKDLEMQVVALKNQNEELQAEQEILQQTTSEQLYQIEAMRGRLEQHKQNAPFAQRQATSRLELQLHEANTKFQSLECVIAEKDLELRDAQSQLDRVNQLLQEKEAEIANVVQVERTAIQKLREHLEIVEEENRILQAKVGVQEHSQLELPRLIDSMLADKNEEIDHLKDQLSKKEKQLELYCSLNLDETQLKELIRQTEPKNSARTLSDILSIHSECEETTEAVRAASSTQMLPNISTLKIPAAFASVKIVDDSAAVPLDISTTTTGTGTATATVNSNSTDKIGLRVPPLDLGSRSHSLSAMSNQQSSEMDLLQHGELNSRTTSEENDTTTDEKEDGRESSVKESGKVDESLVPSACVVSVKHAQTSINESIKEIEKLENQLEAVREELRTKSEILEKRETDLLSLQKLYNELQTELKEVVETLSRDKCFYQNQYELSSASENKIKKDLLEVENVLKLRTAEIQEQKSKMQINEKIITELNSENNKLRVDMKEKEQEHAHELERMRNATLEKDKRLHEFNAKNELLKQEIVECQHEIQRLTEGLNNRDQTIRRLEEMVRRISFSGASSPSNEKDEEIHHLQEYLKEKDKVIRQMNDDSKSLHRALETIQNKMKESGNVVELRRKLKEEQKLNVELRNEIDKLSKELSDLKLAAQRSQDDTDIEDMVQRELNLSAHLDRRLMNAIESDQEDGVCRVENQLQTREHPEAVERSSELKLQLSQANRICDELKKLKDDLEIEKGMLKCQIAEYEGRIFQLKSDLEEECKKVAKLNEELFSEKNLIRNLKIQIEKEHRSMESGHVQDSELIEYLQNKLKTSLDNERKLRNDLSMLRQEHKSIEIQLSLMKEHVQSQKSTDELPKLADLLETERKKYLSMTESFEKEERNNAELKDTLRKLQTEKNRFEMQLEMEVEEKEKLISNLVLVDGIKEHLQTDLSRTKEEMKAREEECEWLQKRIKTMSDAESRRQEQRTSEHNQLKELRREIINTREVMVDLEADMKQSKRELTESLDRELKLAEEVETLRETKTNLLKKLFAVQDEEKKLRDTIAELQQELRSPAERELEFTKESKSRYAGDKNTSTKLFQKIKDLSDSNTKYLNEKSMLQEKLVKALEDKEQLGQRVKLLESRVRRGTESHDANLAISGDYTDKLMHFYGKYMRAHSRRKALTFQKRYLLSVIGSYQISEENTLSILAQLTSEQRSYTTVGRHKKSPKVRFKSAVVVLISIHRMKWLIVRSSAGRRIGVKPLLWNVDQSYVPVPKIAMNHSPPVRDSHPVNDDANFDGYALEHYQRLRNIQQTLGLAMAESGNRQIQPE, from the exons ATGAGCAAAGCGACGGACGATGATGAACGCAGAAGACGCTCTTTGGAAGCAGGCAGAGAAATG CTGGAGAAGTACAAGGCGGAAAGAATTAATAAAGTCAAAGGCACGGGTCATGGCCAGATGGACGAAGCATCCGACGACGAATCTTTTCGTATCGATAAATCCATCGGACACAGAGAGTCTTAC GTGCACGAGGGTGCTTCGTCGAGGGACATGACCCAAAGTAGCGTTAGTATGAGCGAAGGAGAAGCCGACGGCGACTTGGAAGGACTCGCCGGGAGGGTGGCTCAGTTGGAAGAGATGCTACAAGGGAAGGAAGCTATAGTCGAAGCTTTGCACGCCGAGATAGACCACTTACGTGCCGAGCCTTCGTCCCCCAATTCTTCGCAGAGTCAGAACAGTAGTATACACGGCAGAGATATGATCTCATTGTATCATACAAAG TTGCAGGAATTCGAGAAAGCGATAAATAAACGCGACAATTTGATAGAAGAGTTGACGTGGTCTTTGCAGCAAGCATTATCTGCCAGAGATAATCTCGTTACTCAGCTAAATTCTCTGAATGCCATAGAAATTCCGGACAGAGGTCGTGCCGGTACGGTAAATTGCGCAAACATGCAGGACAAG ATCGACGCTTTGGAAGCCAGTTTGCGCGACCAAAGATCGATTATAGAGGAATTGAACGGGCAGTTGATACAGATGCAAGAGACACGAACTGCCGAGATCGGCGATTACAAATTGCAAATAAACAACCTGAACGAACAGATTCGTTTGGGTGCAGCTGACAAGAATTTGAATGTCGCCGAGACTATGGAACTGCAAAAGCAGTACGAGGCGCGCGTCGATAAAATCAAGCAGGACACGCAAcatattttagaaaaattgacAACCGAGAGAAACGCAAACGACGCGCGGCATCAACAAGAGTTAAAA GAGGTGGCTGCGAAACACGAAGCGGAAATAATGAACATTCAAGAGAAGTACGAGGAACGGTTGAAACAGTTCAAGGATGAAAATAAACTGCTGGCTGATCGTTTGAACAAAGAGTTGCCCGATCTGGAAACCAAAcacgccaaagaactgtccgtATTTCAGGCACAAATGGGTCATTACAAGAAAACCGTTGAGGCTCTGAAGCTCGAATTGGTAAATCGATCAGAGTCCCAGCAAACGGCACAGGCCGAACTGAATCTATACAAAGGAAAAGTGATCGAGCTGAAAATTCAATCGGAGAACGCACGGCACATGCAACAATTGGAACatcagaaagagaaagaaatgcTGGGCGAACAGATCAAGCTGCACAAGCTACAGTTGGAAGAGATTACGTCGAAATATGTTACCGCGACCGCGATTCTAGAATCGAAAGAGAGCATCGAACGTTCCCTCGAACAGGCCCTGACGAATGCCGCGACACTGAAGGGCGAGAACGAcagtttaaagtttaaactTGACGACTTATCGTCGAGATACTCCGCGGCTCAGTCGTTGATCGAAAATAGTCAAGCGCACGAACGAACGCTGAGCACTCGAATTTTCGGCCTAGAAAAATCCTTGTCCAGACTGAGCGGTATAAACGCGAGTACGTTCAGTGAACTAAACGAAACCGCTTATCAAAGTTTCGACGAAATTGCGATTCAGTATCACATGACGAGACAGAAACTCGAGGAGAAAGCGGAACTGGAGAAGCTTCTGACCGATAAAATCGAGAATCTCGAGGACGAGGTTCGGAAGACAAAGGAGGAGCTAGAGCAAGCAAATCTGACGAAAAAGTCGTACGAAAAGCAATTAAAGGACACGAGGAACATGTGCGACAAGTACATGTCCGAACTTTGCTCGTTGAAAAACCATGGCTCGGACGGACAGAGTTGTTTGCAAACAGAGTTGCCCGACCAGcaacaaaataaattgtctagtCAAAGCAAGAGAGATTCTTCGTTGGATAAAACCGAGGAAGACCAACAGGAGATGAAAAAACTGAAAATCAGTCTGGAGCATAGGGAAACAGAACTTGCGGAGTCTGCGAGAAAGGTGCAGGAGCTGTCGGAGAAATGCGAGAAGTCCGAAGAGGAATGTCGCCAGCTAAAAAATGGACTGGCCGCTGCTTGGGCTCAGTGCGCCGAGGTAGAAGAGAAGTTGAATCAAACGTTGGCTTTGAACGAGAGCAAACTCGATTTCTCTGCACCAACGTTGTCCAGTTACGACGGTGCGTCGACGAAGCGAATGAAATTTGGTAGAACCGATTTCGCGAACGATACCACCGTCAACGTTTCGCGCGATCAAACTACGGACGCCAACAGGCTTCTCTACGAGGACAACGATTCGTCGGACACCGACGTGGCATCGTCGTTACGGGCGAAGCTGGCGTCGACTTTGCACGAAAACGAAAGATTGGTCAAGGAACTGGAATCTTTGCTGGAAAAGCAAGTCGATTACGATCAAGTTAAGGACAAAGCGAAACACTGTTCCACACTGGCGGATAATTTGACAGCCGAGAAACACCGTGCCGAAACGGAGAACGAGGCTCTGAGGCGAGAACTGAGGAGCGTGCACTCGTTAAAAGAGTCCGCGAATCAACTGCGAGCGGAGAAAGATTCGTTGAGAATGGAAATCGATGCGTTGATTTGCGTTCACAATGAACAAATAAGCGCGATCAAAGCCGAGACCGCCTCGGAAATTAGGAAAGTTCAGTCGTTGGTGTTGGGCGTGAATGACGGTAGCACGGAACTGCGTGATCTCAAAACGGAATTGGAGATGCGGCACGCCagggaaatggaagagttgCGGACGTATTTCGAGCAGAAATGTCTGCTGATGGAGAAGCAATACTCGGAGGAGATTTTCAGTCAACAATCGAAGAAAATGTCCGACAACGACAGCGAAATAGCCGACTTGACGGAAGGGTTGTATTTCGGCGGTGCCGGGGACTGTATGAACGCTTCGAATCTTTCCGAACGTAGTTCGAGGGTTGCTTCTCCGTTAGCGGACGAACCGTCGAAACACATTAGCAACGGCTTCAACAAGTCCGAGCTCGAGACAACCGTCAAGGCGTTGCAGCAACAACTGCAGAACAAAATAATAGAGGTCCAGGAGGTGAAACTGTATTACGAGAAGGCGTTGGACGAACAGAAGAACAGATACGAAAGGGAATTGTACGATAACAGGGAACCAGAGAGACTGGAATTTCTACGAGATATGGTAACTCGG CATTGTCAAACAGAGTGGGATGCGGGTGCGTTGGAAAGCGGTGAATTAACGCAACTGCGAGCAGCCTACAACCATCAATTGGAAGAACAGATCGCACTCGCTAAGTTGGATATTGTCAATGCGCTTCAAGAACAGATGCAG GCTCTCCTGTCGGTTGAGTCGGACGTTGACGACATTTGGTCGCCAGAGTTGCTAGAATTACGCGACAGACTGACCGGTAATGCGAAACGCGAGATGCAGCTGCTGAAAGATGCTCATGCCGCGGAAGTGCAACGACTTAAGGAGGAATACTCGCGCAACGTAGCCAGAATGATAGACCGTCATCAAGATgaactgaataaaattcgagACGATTCCGATTTGAACAAAGTCTTGTCCCAGGATGCGGATCCAGTTGTTGCTCTGGACGAGAG AAATAGTTTGCATAGAACTTGTGCCACTCTGAAGACGTTGGTCGAAGAgctgttaaaatattttctcgtaTGCGAAGAGGAAGTGAACAATACTCTGATCGGCGAAGTTCTCAAAAGACAATCGCGCGATAGCGTCGGTAGCGAGAATCAATTAGACAACGTCGCCAAGGAAAAAGTTGAAAAGTCGAAGACCGAAGAACCCGATGGTAAATCGAGTTCCTCTCGGTCGAGGATTCAGCGAGTTCACTTCGCTCCGCAAACCACAGAAATAATATCCATAATGAACAGTGATAACGATACCTTGCCAACGATATTGCGAGAACGGAACGACATTGCCGAGAAACTCAGACAAGAATTGAATAGCTGCGTGCGACGTTTAAAGTCCGAGAGCGCCGAGATTCTCTCGACCACTAATTGCAACGACGGAGATCAAGCCGACTGTCCCGCGAAAAAAGTAGACTGGATCAATCGGATGAACGAACAGCTGACTCTGAAGCTGCACGAAGCGGAATCGATGATCCTGAACTACCAAGAGGAAATGGAACAGCTGAAACTCACCGTCCTCGATCTTCAAAGAAAGCTGATCAATGTAGAGAACAAGAAGGAGGTAATTACCGAAGGTTACGGAGAGAACGACGATGTTGGCGTAGAAATTACCTTGCAAGACTTTTCGCATCTACAGGAGAAAG CGAGACACGTATTGTCGAACGGAGGAGGAGATTGTACAGTCTTGTTGCAACTGATAGAGGAATTGTGTAGACAGAGCGACAAGTTGATGGAGGATGCTAGGAGGGAGAAGGAAGACTTGCAGCTGCAG ATCGAGGCAGCGGATAAACAATTGAAAGCGACGCGAAGATTCTTGGATGAGCAAGCGAGCGAAAGAGAAGTGGAACGAGACGAAGCAGCAAAGCAGATACATCTTTTGCAAGAACAACTGAAGGAGCGTGAACGCGAAAAGGGAAGAGATCTGCGAATCACCTCAGAG CAGTCTACACTATCACCCGAACCAACGTCAGAGGTCCCCGTGCTTCAAACATCTGACATCAATGCAACT CGTGTCATTCAGGTGGAGGCTCTCGAGTCTCAGATGAGGGAAATGTCGTCGCTCATGTCCGACACGGAAGCCAAGAAGGTTGAGACGGAGAGCGAACTGAAAGCAGCTATCGACAAGATCTGGGTGCTGCGAGACATTATTACCGATTTGGAGCAACAGTTGGAAGTCAAGTCGGAGAAGGAAGAGTCTTTGCAGCTTCAAATCGGGCAATTGGAAACGGTGATCGCTGCTCAAACCAAGAACCAGCAAGAACTAGTTCAGGAGCTGGATGCGATTAAAATGGGTATCGAAAGTAAACAGCTAAACGAGCACATCAATCATTTGCAG GAGGAGTTGAGAAAACACAAACTGAGCTCCGAACAGTTTACCGTTAATTCGACTGCTCTGAAACAAATGAAGTCGGAGCTTCGCGAGATGCAAGTTCAATTGGACAAGAGGATCAAAGAATTGGAATCGGTGCACATGTGCAGCTCTAATTTGAGTCTGAGTCAGCCTAGCGAGGACGTGTCGATCAGGGAGCAAATCGACGCGACACGGTGTCCTACTCCGGACGATCCTACTTCACCGCCAATGTTGCCATTGGATCAATTGCTCAAGGTCAAGGAGAAGATGATTAAACACGCGAGAGCGGAGGAGGTCGCGTTCAAGAGGATCAAAGATTTGGAGATGCAAGTGGTCGCTCTGAAGAACCAGAACGAAGAGTTGCAGGCGGAGCAGGAGATCTTGCAACAAACCACCTCCGAGCAATTATACCAGATCGAGGCGATGCGTGGCCGTCTGGAGCAGCACAAGCAGAACGCGCCATTCGCGCAGAGGCAAGCGACGTCGCGGCTCGAGTTGCAGCTTCACGAAGCCAACACCAAATTTCAGTCGTTGGAATGCGTCATAGCGGAGAAAGACTTGGAACTGAGGGACGCTCAAAGTCAATTGGACAGGGTGAACCAACTGTTGCAAGAGAAGGAAGCGGAAATCGCGAATGTCGTCCAGGTGGAGAGAACCGCCATCCAGAAGCTGAGAGAACACTTGGAGATCGTCGAGGAGGAGAATAGAATTTTACAGGCCAAAGTCGGCGTTCAGGAACATTCTCAGCTGGAATTGCCGCGGCTGATCGACAGTATGCTGGCCGATAAAAACGAGGAGATCGATCACCTGAAGGATCAATTATCGAAAAAAGAAAAGCAACTGGAACTGTATTGTTCGTTGAATCTGGATGAAACGCAACTGAAAGAACTGATTCGGCAAACGGAACCCAAGAATAGTGCTCGTACCTTGAGCGACATTCTGTCGATTCATTCGGAATGCGAGGAAACGACCGAGGCCGTACGGGCTGCCAGTTCCACTCAAATGCTGCCAAACATATCTACCTTGAAAATTCCCGCGGCATTCGCATCGGTTAAAATCGTGGATGACTCGGCGGCGGTGCCATTGGACATCtccacgaccaccaccggcaccggcaccgccaccgccaccgtCAACAGCAACAGTACCGATAAGATTGGATTACGCGTGCCACCGTTGGACCTAGGCTCTCGTTCTCATAGTTTGTCGGCCATGTCGAATCAACAGTCTTCGGAGATGGACTTGTTGCAGCACGGTGAACTGAACTCGAGGACCACCTCGGAGGAGAACGACACGACGACGGACGAGAAAGAGGACGGACGAGAATCGTCGGTAAAGGAGTCCGGTAAAGTCGACGAGTCGCTCGTTCCCTCGGCGTGCGTCGTTTCCGTGAAGCACGCTCAAACCTCCATCAACGAGTCCATcaaggaaattgaaaaattggagaATCAACTGGAAGCCGTGCGAGAGGAGTTGCGAACGAAATCAGAGATTTTGGAGAAGCGCGAGACAGACTTGCTGTCTCTGCAGAAGTTGTACAACGAGCTGCAAACGGAATTGAAAGAAGTCGTGGAGACGCTCTCCAGGGACAAGTGTTTTTACCAGAATCAGTACGAATTGTCGTCGGCGTCCGAAAATAAAATCAAAAAGGACCTTCTAGAAGTGGAGAACGTTTTGAAACTGAGAACTGCGGAAATTCAGGAACAGAAAAGCAAGATGCAGATCAACGAGAAGATCATCACGGAGTTGAACTCGGAGAACAACAAGCTGAGGGTGGATATGAAGGAGAAGGAGCAAGAACACGCGCACGAGCTGGAGAGGATGAGGAACGCGACTCTCGAGAAGGACAAACGATTGCACGAATTTAACGCGAAGAACGAGTTGCTCAAGCAGGAAATCGTCGAGTGTCAACACGAGATTCAGAGGCTGACGGAAGGTCTGAACAACAGAGATCAGACCATCAGACGGCTGGAGGAAATGGTCAGACGTATTAGCTTTTCGGGCGCGTCCTCGCCTTCGAACGAAAAGGACGAGGAGATTCATCATCTGCAGGAATATCTGAAAGAGAAGGACAAAGTGATACGGCAAATGAACGATGACAGCAAGAGCTTGCATAGAGCGTTGGAgaccatacaaaataaaatgaagGAGTCCGGTAACGTGGTCGAGCTCCGGAGGAAACTGAAAGAAGAACAGAAACTGAACGTTGAGTTGAGGAACGAGATAGACAAACTGAGCAAGGAATTGTCGGATTTAAAATTGGCTGCGC AGCGTTCGCAGGACGACACCGACATCGAGGATATGGTGCAAAGGGAGCTGAATTTATCGGCGCATCTGGACAGGCGACTGATGAATGCCATTGAAAGCGACCAGGAGGACGGCGTGTGCAGAGTGGAGAACCAACTTCAAACCAGAGAACATCCGGAGGCGGTTGAAAGGAGCAGcgaattaaaattacaattgagcCAAGCGAATAGAATCTGCGACGAATTGAAAAAGCTGAAAGACGACTTGGAGATCGAAAAGGGAATGCTCAAGTGTCAGATCGCCGAGTACGAAGGTCGGATCTTCCAGCTGAAGTCGGACCTGGAGGAAGAATGCAAGAAGGTCGCGAAGCTCAACGAGGAACTGTTTTCCGAGAAGAACTTGATTCGTAACTTGAAGATCCAAATCGAGAAAGAACATAGATCGATGGAATCCGGCCACGTGCAAGACTCGGAGCTGATCGAGTACCTTCAGAACAAGCTGAAGACCTCTCTGGACAACGAGAGGAAGTTACGCAACGATCTATCAATGTTGCGGCAGGAGCACAAAAGCATAGAGATACAGCTGAGTTTGATGAAGGAGCACGTACAGTCCCAGAAGTCAACGGACGAGTTGCCAAAGCTGGCAGACCTTTTGGAAACCGAGAGGAAAAAGTATTTGTCGATGACGGAAAGCTTCGAAAAGGAGGAGCGTAATAACGCGGAACTAAAGGACACTCTGAGGAAGTTGCAAACGGAGAAGAATCGGTTCGAGATGCAGCTCGAGATGGAAGTCGAGGAGAAGGAGAAACTGATAAGCAACCTTGTCCTGGTCGATGGGATCAAGGAGCATCTTCAAACAGATCTTAGCCGCACCAAAGAGGAGATGAAAGCGCGAGAGGAGGAGTGCGAATGGCTCCAAAAGAGGATCAAAACTATGTCCGATGCGGAATCCAGAAGGCAAGAGCAGAGGACCAGCGAACACAACCAGCTCAAGGAATTGAGACGGGAAATTATCAACACAAGAGAAGTCATG GTGGACTTGGAAGCTGATATGAAACAGTCCAAGAGGGAATTGACAGAATCGCTTGACCGCGAGTTGAAACTGGCGGAAGAGGTGGAGACTCTGAGGGAGACAAAAACCAATCTGCTGAAGAAATTGTTCGCTGTCCAAGACGAAGAGAAGAAGTTGCGGGACACGATCGCAGAGTTGCAACAGGAATTGAGATCGCCCGCGGAAAGGGAATTGGAGTTTACCAAGGAATCGAAGAGCCGATACGCTGGCGATAAGAACACGTCTACCAAGCTGTTTCAAAAGATCAAG GATCTCAGCGATAGCAACACAAAGTATCTGAACGAGAAAAGTATGCTTCAAGAGAAGCTTGTGAAAGCGCTGGAAGATAAGGAGCAACTCGGTCAACGAGTCAAATTGCTCGAATCACGCGTCAGAAGAGGTACCGAATCTCACGATGCGAACCTGGCGATTAGTGGAGATTACACGGACaag TTGATGCACTTTTATGGGAAATATATGAGAGCCCATTCTAGACGCAAGGCTCTAACTTTCCAGAAGCGTTACTTGTTGAGCGTGATAGGTAGTTATCAGATTTCGGAGGAGAACACGTTATCTATACTCGCGCAATTGACCAGCGAGCAACGGTCGTACACTACCGTAGGCCGGCACAAAAAGTCGCCGAAAGTGCGTTTCAAGAGTGCGGTTGTAGTTCTCATCAGTATCCACAGAATGAAGTGGCTGATCGTCAGATCGAGCGCCGGCAGAAGGATAGGAGTGAAGCCGTTGCTGTGGAACGTGGATCAGTCGTATGTACCGGTGCCTAAAATTGCCATGAACCATTCGCCTCCTGTTCGAGACAGCCACCCCGTAAA CGATGATGCTAATTTCGACGGATACGCGCTTGAACATTATCAGCGGTTAAGGAATATTCAACAGACATTAGGTTTAGCGATGGCCGAATCTGGAAATCGTCAGATACAGCCCGAATAG